From the genome of Tsukamurella pulmonis:
GCTCGCGACCATCCCGTCCACCCGCTTCCCCGGCTGGCAGTGGGTGCTCCTCGCGCTCAGCCTGCCCGTGGTGACCTGGGGCGCATGGCCGCTGCACAAGAAGGCCTTCCAGGGCGCGCGGCACGGCGCCGCGACGATGGACACGCTGGTCTCGGTGGGCATCATCGCCGCCACCGCGTGGTCGGTGGTCACGGTGCTCACGCCCGGCCGCCAGCGGCCCGATCCGCACGGTTTCTGGAACGCGATCATCACGGCGGACCCGATCTACCTCGAAGTCGCGATGGGCGTCACCGTCTTCGTGCTGGCGGGTCGCTACTTCGAGGCGTCCGCCCGCGCCAAGGCGGCCTCCGCGCTGCGGGAGCTCGCGACGCGCGGCGCCCGCGAGGTGTCGGTGCTCGTCCGCGACGGCTCCGAGCTGCGCATCCCTGTCGGGGAGCTGCGCGAGGAACAGCTGTTCGTGGTGCGTCCGGGCGAGACGATCGCGACGGACGGCATCGTCGAATCCGGCTCGGCGTTCGTCGACAACTCCGCGATGACCGGCGAGTCCCGCCCCGTCCCCGCGGGCCCGGGCGACCGCGTCGTCGGCGGCACCGTCTGCCAGGACGGCCGGCTGACGGTGCGCGCCACCGCCGTCGGCGAGGACACCACGTTCGCCGCGATGCTCCGCCTGGTGGAGGACGCCCAGGCGACGAAGGCCCGGATGCAGCGCCTCGCCGACCGCGTCTCCGCCGTCTTCGTGCCCTGCGTCTTCGCGATCGCGGCGCTGACGTTCGTCGGCTGGCTGTTCGCCAGCGGGATCGACAGCGCGGTCAAGGCCGCGATCGCCGTCCTCGTCATCGCGTGCCCGTGCGCACTGGGCCTGGCGACGCCCGTCGCCTTCATGGTCGCGTCGGGCCGCGGCGCGCAGCTCGGCGTGTACGTGCGCGGCCATCGGGCGCTCGAGGCCACCGAGACCATCGACACCGTCGTCTTCGACAAGACCGGCACCGTGACCACGGGGCTGCTCGAGGTCGCGTCCGTGACCGTCGCGCCCGGGTTCGACGAGGCCGCCGTGCTGCGGCTGGCCGGGGCCGTCGAAGCGGCGTCCGAGCACGCCGTGGCGCTGGCCGTCGTGGCGCGCGCCGGCGCGGACCTGCCCGCGGTCGAGGACTTCCGGGCCGTGCCCGGCATGGGCGCCTCGGGCACCGTCGACGGCACGCCCGTGCGCGTCGGCGCGCCGCGGTTCGTCGCGCCCGGGGTGCTGTCCGGCGCCGTCGACGCGGCCGCGGAGGCCGGGCGCACCGTCGCCGTCGTCGAGGTCGACGGTGCCGTCGCCGCCGTCCTCGAGGTGGCCGACACGATCAAGGCCGACGCGGCGGCCGCCGTCGCGCGACTGCACGAGGCGGGCATCCGGACGGTGCTGCTCACCGGCGACAACGCCGCCGCGGCCGCGAAGGTCGCCGCGCTCGTCGGCATCGACGACGTGCGCGCCGACGTGCTGCCGGACGGCAAGGTCGAGGCGATCCGCGCGCTGCAGGCCGAGGGCCGGCGGGTCGCGATGGTGGGCGACGGCGTGAACG
Proteins encoded in this window:
- a CDS encoding heavy metal translocating P-type ATPase codes for the protein MTDLDQAPTPAAPAQPEQAQRTFLDVGGMTCAACVGRVERKLNKLDGVRAVVNLATRTATVEHAPTVTVEQLTGTVEAAGYTAARKSPNPRRAVLAEERERRDVLRRLIVSLVLFVPAADLSVVLATIPSTRFPGWQWVLLALSLPVVTWGAWPLHKKAFQGARHGAATMDTLVSVGIIAATAWSVVTVLTPGRQRPDPHGFWNAIITADPIYLEVAMGVTVFVLAGRYFEASARAKAASALRELATRGAREVSVLVRDGSELRIPVGELREEQLFVVRPGETIATDGIVESGSAFVDNSAMTGESRPVPAGPGDRVVGGTVCQDGRLTVRATAVGEDTTFAAMLRLVEDAQATKARMQRLADRVSAVFVPCVFAIAALTFVGWLFASGIDSAVKAAIAVLVIACPCALGLATPVAFMVASGRGAQLGVYVRGHRALEATETIDTVVFDKTGTVTTGLLEVASVTVAPGFDEAAVLRLAGAVEAASEHAVALAVVARAGADLPAVEDFRAVPGMGASGTVDGTPVRVGAPRFVAPGVLSGAVDAAAEAGRTVAVVEVDGAVAAVLEVADTIKADAAAAVARLHEAGIRTVLLTGDNAAAAAKVAALVGIDDVRADVLPDGKVEAIRALQAEGRRVAMVGDGVNDGPALAAADLGLAMGTGTDVAQGAADIVLMREELSAVPDALGLARATLKTIKTNLIWAFGYNVAAIPVAVAGLLNPLIGAAAMAFSSFFVVWNSLRLRTFGTR